Within Spartobacteria bacterium, the genomic segment TTCACCATTTGCAATCAATGTACATCATGACTTTCATTTGTCAACTACTTGCTTTCATTTTTCTTCTAAATTATTGTTTTTGCTATCGCATGTTCGTTTTTTGCACGTCTTTACTTGCATTTGGACATGTTTGCATTCATATTTTCTCCACAAATTGAAAACAGCGAACTACAATCAGTGACAAAAACAAACCAGGATGAAACAAGGCGGTGATACATGAAGCTCTGGAAAAATATGCGTATCGGAATCAAAATTACGTATGGTTTTGGAATTATTCTTTCTCTTCTTTTTGTAATTGGAATCATCGGAATGATGGGCATGGCGCGGCTGAACCGATTGAGCACTCTGCGCGGCCACGCCGATCGTGCAGCCACGGAAACAAACTACCAATTACTGCTGCAGCAACAATATATGCGGGCAGCGAATGAGACGGTCTTCAATCAACTTCGCGAAGTGACGACAGCAAGAGACCGCACACTCAATATCATTGCCGCAGCCATTACAAAGCCGTCGGACAAAGCGATTCTGACCGAAACTAAAACCGCTGCCGACAACCTGGATTCGTCCTTTTCTATATGGGTCAACGTCGACAAAGAACAGCAGACGGCGCTGGAAGACATGATTTCAGCATCGGCCAATACAAAGGCTGCCACCCAGGAAATGGCCGATCAGCAGCGCGCACTGCTGGATGACGCGTTGTCGCAAAGCCGGCACATACTGTCTCGACGCCTGTCCATTATGGAAAAAGCCAACGACATTGCGCAGGAAATGCTCCTGGCTCAGCTCAATGCCAGCCGCTATGCCGCGACGAAAGATAAAGACTATGCGGATAAAGCCACGAAATCGTCGTGGACGATTGCATCACTGCTAACAAAAATCAAAGAACAGGCCGACACGCCTGAAATATCCAATGCTGTCATCCATGTAAAAAACAGTTGCACAGCGTATTGGGACATATTCAAGGAATACGTGGAATACAATGAAAACAAAGAGCTTACATTCACGACAATGAGCAGAACCGCCCAATTGCTGGCGAAAAGAATAAATGAAATCGATGCCAGTACAGACCAACTCGCCGAGGCAAAAGAGGCCCTCGCTGAGCGTGGAAAATCATGTCAGTATTTTGGTCTGGAATTACAAACGGCCACTGATTTAACCGCATCCACCTCCATGATTGAATTAATTACAGAGATAATCACGACAAGCGATGCGCTGCAGCAAAGCACCCAGGATAATGCGACGCAAACGAAGCAGTTTAAGAAAATCAGTTCCACAGCGGACAAATATTTATTTGCGCTTACCAACTGGATCAACATGGCATCCAATCAGACAAAACTGAATGGCCAACTTAGTGAAATCGGTGAAGAGGTCATCCAGCAGGTATCGGGTTTTGCCGCAGACCAGACCGCACGCATAACATCCTTTGCGACCCAAAACAGTGAACTTATTCGAGAAAAATCGGCCAGTGCCGAAGCGGCACTGTCAATCAATTCCCTGCTGGATAAAGCCGTTATCGCACAATATCAATATATGACCTCCACTGATCCAGACTTCCTGAGCATACAGCAAACCGCCATCGCATCGGCACTCGACCTGTGCACCACACTTCAGGAAGTGCAGACGGAACACACAACAAAAGAATATGAAAGCATATTGAATGCCGTTCGCGGCAATATCGAACGATATCAGACGCTTTTTGCGGCTTGGGACACCAAACAACAACGCAAACATGATGAACAGTTGATGCTGGCGAAAACGGCAAGTAACGCATCCCGACAGTTTGCGGCATTCAGCCAATCACAGGAACATCAAATGGGACAGAACGCAAAAGAAGCCACGTTCATTTCCAGTGTATCCATTCTCATTGCATTGATTAGCGGCTTGGGTCTTGGTTTTGTTATTACACGCTCTATTACCCGCCCGCTGTCGCAATTGACCATAGCAGCGCGCCAGCTGAGCATGGGCGATTTATCAGTTCTCCTGCCGGCTCAATCCAAAGATGAGCTGGGCCAGCTGTCTGCCGCCTTCAGTACGACAAGTCACATTATCAATGGAGTAATCGGGGAGATTAAAACACTCATTGCCCGCATATCAGAAGGCTCCCTGCGCACCACTGCGGATGAATCGATCTACACCGGCGAATACAAAATGCTTATCCATCATATCAATCAGCTCAGCCAGCTTTACAACAAGCTTCTTGATAAAATACCCAATCCAGTCCTTATCATTTCAACTGATAAATCCATCCGATTCTGCAATGATGCAGCTACAGCACTGCACAAAATCCCCCATGATGAGATACTGTCGAAAAACTACAGCGACGTATTCGCACTTTCGCCCGAAAACTGTGCCTGCACATTAGCGATGAAAGACAATGAAACACATATCTGTGATACAGAAATCGATCTGGCAAAACGCCTGTTTGAACTTCGCTATACCGGCATCCCGCTACTCAATGACGAACAGGATATTATTGGCGCCATCGCTATCATCGAAGATCAAACCGATATTCGAACGGCCACCAGAGAAGCAACCCGCCAAGCGTCTGAAGCGCAGCAGGCCGTAAAAAAAGCACAGAAACGAGCCACATATCAGGGCGGTCTTGTTGAACAACTGGTCAACACGCTGAACTATATTGCCATGGGGTCCTTTGCTGAAGTAGATTTGACACTTGTTGCGGGTGATGACGATACCCAGGATATCTACCTAGCTTTTTCGCAGATCAACACAGCACTCAAGACCACGATTGAAGCCATCACACTGCTCATAAATGATGTCAGCTCTCTGTCGGAAGAAGGAGCCCATGGACGACTGGGATCACGAGCCAATCAGAAAGTACACAATGGCGCATATCGTAAAGTGATCGACGGGGTCAATGAACTGCTAAATGTAATATCCGATCCATTGAGAGAGGCACGCAGCGTTCTTGCCGCAGCGGCTGAGGGTGATTTAACCCGAAGCATGCCCGATCATTACGAAGGAGATTTCGCCGACCTCTGTCACAATTTGAACAGCACAGTTCATTCACTAAAAGAGGCGCTCTTACAGGTAACAACCGTTGCAGATCAGGTACATGCCGGATCAGGTGAAATCAATGATGCCAGCCAGTATCTAGCCGAGGCGTCCGTTAATCAGGCGTCGTCGCTGGAGGAAATATCAGCCTCTGTCACAGAAATAGCGTCGCAAACAAAACTAAATGCAAAGGATGCCCGTCAAGCCAGTGCTGTGGCCAGCCAGGCACAGGAGGCCGCTCGAACAGGTGCCGCCAATATGATCGACATGGTCAGCGCAATGAATGCTATTGACGAACAGGGCAAGCACATCGAAAAAATCATCAAAGTGATTGATGGCATCGCTTTTCAGACAAATCTTCTCGCGCTCAATGCCGCCGTTGAAGCGGCACGTGCCGGAATACACGGCAAAGGGTTTGCCGTCGTTGCTGATGAAGTCAGAAGTCTTGCCGGACGCAGTGCCAAAGCAGCCAGCGAAACAACGAAGCTGATAGAAAAAACAGGCACCTGTATAAGTACAGGACTGAATATAGCGGCCCTTACGTCTCATTCCTTTGAGGATATCGTCAAAAACATCGAGACAACAAATGTTATCGTGTCGAATATCGCCACGTCCTCACAGAATCAGGCCGAGGGCATCGCACAAATCAATATCGCTCTTCAGCAGGTAGACAGCGTAACCCAGCAAAATACAGCCAATGCAGAACAAACGTCCAGCGCGGCACATGAGCTCTCTTCCAGCTCACGTGGACTGACCCAGCTTTTGTCTTATTTTGTGCTTGTTGGAGAAGAAAAAAAGAGGATGTCCTTAGCTGGACACAGGCATGACATGGATCAACAAAACATCAACTTGTTACAGTCATAATGGTATATCCATGCGTAGTATAAACAAGGTAAAGCGAATCCGTGTAACGGGCTGGCAACTTACAGTTATGATTTGCTGCGCCTTGCCAATACCCAGCCTGCATGCACTTTCCAGTGAAAGCAGCGGTGACGATGCACGGTCTCACATTCGTGCCGTCACCTTTGACTCTCCCCCGTACAGCTTTTCGATAAACGGCATGCGGGCGGGTTATGCCACCGAACTGGTGAAACAGGTACTGACAGCCATCAACGGTAATATGCACATAGAAGTTCTTCCACTTGCCCGTATTATGTGGAATCTGGGATCGTTTAAAGACTGCATTATATTCCCAGTGACCCGTTCACAAGACAATGAAAGCGATTTTTACTGGCTTTATAAAATAGCCAATCGCCGCATCCGTCTTTTTAGACATAAAAAAAGAATGGATATACGCATCGAATCAACGGCTGATCTCAACCACTACAGGATAGGTATCATTCGTGGATCATTCCTAACCAAAAACTTCCTTCAGGAAGGAATCACAAACCTCCATGAGGTAAGTGATAACATACAAAACCTCAACAAGCTGGAGCGCTCTCGGATCGACCTTCTCGCAGAAGAGGAACTGGTACTGAACCACGATATTGACTGCTATAATAATACCGTCGGGCCAGACCATCGACTGACCATGAATGACTATGAAATGGTATACGAGTGGAATGACGGACATCAGACCAAAGAAGAAGTGTACATTGCGGCCAGTAAGAACATGAAACCCGAACTTGCCGCGCAGATCCAATATCAGTTCAACCAGCTAAAAGACGACGGAAAACTACTTGAAGTGGCTCATTGGTGGACTAATGACATCGAAAAGGAAATGCTCGAAATCTACAAGCAGGCTCTATCCAAAAATGGGTACACCTGGATTGATTATCTATTCGAAGGCGGTGCCGGCTGCAAAATGAAGAACCTTCTTAAAATCAGGGATGAAGCAGGATGTCTTCCTCACGCCATACAGACATACAGCGGACCGGCCCTGTGGGACTGGGCAAAAAATGACCATCTCATTTATCTTGATGACGTCGCCGCGGCGCAGCATTGGGAACAAATTCTTCCACCCCTGGTTAATCACATGATTCAATACGACGGCCATTATG encodes:
- a CDS encoding HAMP domain-containing protein, which translates into the protein MKLWKNMRIGIKITYGFGIILSLLFVIGIIGMMGMARLNRLSTLRGHADRAATETNYQLLLQQQYMRAANETVFNQLREVTTARDRTLNIIAAAITKPSDKAILTETKTAADNLDSSFSIWVNVDKEQQTALEDMISASANTKAATQEMADQQRALLDDALSQSRHILSRRLSIMEKANDIAQEMLLAQLNASRYAATKDKDYADKATKSSWTIASLLTKIKEQADTPEISNAVIHVKNSCTAYWDIFKEYVEYNENKELTFTTMSRTAQLLAKRINEIDASTDQLAEAKEALAERGKSCQYFGLELQTATDLTASTSMIELITEIITTSDALQQSTQDNATQTKQFKKISSTADKYLFALTNWINMASNQTKLNGQLSEIGEEVIQQVSGFAADQTARITSFATQNSELIREKSASAEAALSINSLLDKAVIAQYQYMTSTDPDFLSIQQTAIASALDLCTTLQEVQTEHTTKEYESILNAVRGNIERYQTLFAAWDTKQQRKHDEQLMLAKTASNASRQFAAFSQSQEHQMGQNAKEATFISSVSILIALISGLGLGFVITRSITRPLSQLTIAARQLSMGDLSVLLPAQSKDELGQLSAAFSTTSHIINGVIGEIKTLIARISEGSLRTTADESIYTGEYKMLIHHINQLSQLYNKLLDKIPNPVLIISTDKSIRFCNDAATALHKIPHDEILSKNYSDVFALSPENCACTLAMKDNETHICDTEIDLAKRLFELRYTGIPLLNDEQDIIGAIAIIEDQTDIRTATREATRQASEAQQAVKKAQKRATYQGGLVEQLVNTLNYIAMGSFAEVDLTLVAGDDDTQDIYLAFSQINTALKTTIEAITLLINDVSSLSEEGAHGRLGSRANQKVHNGAYRKVIDGVNELLNVISDPLREARSVLAAAAEGDLTRSMPDHYEGDFADLCHNLNSTVHSLKEALLQVTTVADQVHAGSGEINDASQYLAEASVNQASSLEEISASVTEIASQTKLNAKDARQASAVASQAQEAARTGAANMIDMVSAMNAIDEQGKHIEKIIKVIDGIAFQTNLLALNAAVEAARAGIHGKGFAVVADEVRSLAGRSAKAASETTKLIEKTGTCISTGLNIAALTSHSFEDIVKNIETTNVIVSNIATSSQNQAEGIAQINIALQQVDSVTQQNTANAEQTSSAAHELSSSSRGLTQLLSYFVLVGEEKKRMSLAGHRHDMDQQNINLLQS
- a CDS encoding extracellular solute-binding protein, with the translated sequence MTWINKTSTCYSHNGISMRSINKVKRIRVTGWQLTVMICCALPIPSLHALSSESSGDDARSHIRAVTFDSPPYSFSINGMRAGYATELVKQVLTAINGNMHIEVLPLARIMWNLGSFKDCIIFPVTRSQDNESDFYWLYKIANRRIRLFRHKKRMDIRIESTADLNHYRIGIIRGSFLTKNFLQEGITNLHEVSDNIQNLNKLERSRIDLLAEEELVLNHDIDCYNNTVGPDHRLTMNDYEMVYEWNDGHQTKEEVYIAASKNMKPELAAQIQYQFNQLKDDGKLLEVAHWWTNDIEKEMLEIYKQALSKNGYTWIDYLFEGGAGCKMKNLLKIRDEAGCLPHAIQTYSGPALWDWAKNDHLIYLDDVAAAQHWEQILPPLVNHMIQYDGHYVAAPVNIQRVNWVWINPAVFRQANASIPKTWDAFFLAAERIKKAGFIAVAMGHEPWQEATLFENMALGIGGIDFYRNAFIKLDIDTLESSTMSSVLQAFRNIKKYTPTDPDIQSWTDAAQLVADGKAAMYFMGDWAKNVFKTAGMPYGSNGYIAIPVPGTTSVFLNNTDVFAFPKGNTDVLGAQQTLAKSIMDRTTHELFNLAKGSLPARQDIPTDSFDEVSHISFEALRSNATLIPSFNFRQTVPEEIHDEMVEVISAFFNSQMTIDAVKSQFVALAKKAHGNDGIFCGSHPN